TGCTGTCGACCTGATGAACAGCACGGATCAATCCGTGCCGGAGATCGCCGAGCAACTGGATGTCAATTCAAAGAACCTTTACAACTGGCGGGCACAAGCGGCAGCCAAGAAAGCAGGCGGCAAATCTCCTGAAAT
This Magnetococcus sp. PR-3 DNA region includes the following protein-coding sequences:
- a CDS encoding transposase; the protein is MSKRQLKRYTLEFKDRAVDLMNSTDQSVPEIAEQLDVNSKNLYNWRAQAAAKKAGGKSPE